A window of the Lolium perenne isolate Kyuss_39 chromosome 7, Kyuss_2.0, whole genome shotgun sequence genome harbors these coding sequences:
- the LOC127312666 gene encoding F-box protein SKIP31 isoform X2 — protein sequence MTTMANGQGLREVPDAEPDPLSDPDEAQPDLEWEGERETGAGGSDEEEDVDVDGLASFLEFEILCGSSDEDPLDEEEKDMPVIHDAKKGKRKSDGDGSGSGSEDEHQKRARREKGKGKALPAEHPQIDTGMFTNIPVELFLQIFKFLSSEDLISCALVCRFMNAAASDETLWRRLYCMRWGLSSNATSNAKLRDCAWKNLYIQQDREDMVEFVRYTPTEFKEYYIQMQAAKRSQAPLPSEVNDDKIILDKTVADQVSSWKSRRGLTDDAVKGHSCSGSTCLYTQIGDAYICEKTGRVHVCDDACREFVLDQSSGLLVCTISGHCFERFLCPDDEWDTCDTDQQQGGVTDEAEPFMGSGRFARAYQLGYDCADEKELEHALRFC from the exons ATGACGACCATGGCCAACGGGCAGGGGCTGCGCGAGGTGCCGGACGCGGAACCCGACCCCCTCTCCGACCCCGACGAAGCGCAgccagatctggagtgggagggcGAGCGCGAAACcggcgccggcggcagcgacgaAGAAGAGGACGTCGACGTCGACGGCCTCGCCAGCTTCTTAGAGTTCGAGATCCTCTGCGGATCCAGCGACGAGGATCCTCTCGAT gaggaggagaaggatatGCCGGTGATACATGATGCTAAGAAGGGTAAGAGGAAGTCGGACGGAGATGGCAGCGGTAGCGGCAGCGAGGATGAGCATCAGAAGAGGGCGAGGAGGGAGAAGGGAAAAGGGAAGGCTTTGCCTGCAGAGCATCCTCAGATCGACACGGGCATGTTCACAAATATCCCTGTAGAGCTGTTCCTGCAGATATTCAAGTTCCTCTCTTCCGAGGACCTCATCTCGTGTGCCCTCGTCTGCCGCTTCATGAACGCCGCTGCATCTGACGAAACCCTTTGGCGCCGTTT GTATTGTATGAGGTGGGGCCTGTCATCTAATGCCACCTCTAACGCTAAACTCAGGGACTGCGCTTGGAAGAACCTCTACATTCAG CAAGACAGAGAAGATATGGTTGAATTCGTCAGGTATACACCTACTGAATTCAAGGAGTACTATATCCAGATGCAGGCTGCAAAAAGGAGTCAAGCTcctcttccctcagaa GTCAACGACGACAAGATTATTCTTGATAAGACAGTAGCTGATCAGGTGTCTAGTTGGAAAAGCAGAAGAGGCCTTACTGATGATGCAGTCAAGGGGCATTCTTGTTCAGGAAGTACTTGCTTGTACACCCAGATTGGTGATGCTTATATTTGTGAGAAGACTGGTCGTGTGCATG TATGCGATGATGCATGTCGTGAATTTGTCTTGGACCAATCTAGTGGGTTACTTGTCTGTACTATATCCGGGCACTGCTTCGAGAGGTTTCTGTGTCCTGATGATGAATGGGACACTTGTGATACT GATCAGCAGCAAGGTGGTGTGACTGATGAAGCAGAGCCATTCATGGGATCTGGACGATTTG
- the LOC127312666 gene encoding F-box protein SKIP31 isoform X1 — MTTMANGQGLREVPDAEPDPLSDPDEAQPDLEWEGERETGAGGSDEEEDVDVDGLASFLEFEILCGSSDEDPLDEQEEEKDMPVIHDAKKGKRKSDGDGSGSGSEDEHQKRARREKGKGKALPAEHPQIDTGMFTNIPVELFLQIFKFLSSEDLISCALVCRFMNAAASDETLWRRLYCMRWGLSSNATSNAKLRDCAWKNLYIQQDREDMVEFVRYTPTEFKEYYIQMQAAKRSQAPLPSEVNDDKIILDKTVADQVSSWKSRRGLTDDAVKGHSCSGSTCLYTQIGDAYICEKTGRVHVCDDACREFVLDQSSGLLVCTISGHCFERFLCPDDEWDTCDTDQQQGGVTDEAEPFMGSGRFARAYQLGYDCADEKELEHALRFC; from the exons ATGACGACCATGGCCAACGGGCAGGGGCTGCGCGAGGTGCCGGACGCGGAACCCGACCCCCTCTCCGACCCCGACGAAGCGCAgccagatctggagtgggagggcGAGCGCGAAACcggcgccggcggcagcgacgaAGAAGAGGACGTCGACGTCGACGGCCTCGCCAGCTTCTTAGAGTTCGAGATCCTCTGCGGATCCAGCGACGAGGATCCTCTCGAT gagcaggaggaggagaaggatatGCCGGTGATACATGATGCTAAGAAGGGTAAGAGGAAGTCGGACGGAGATGGCAGCGGTAGCGGCAGCGAGGATGAGCATCAGAAGAGGGCGAGGAGGGAGAAGGGAAAAGGGAAGGCTTTGCCTGCAGAGCATCCTCAGATCGACACGGGCATGTTCACAAATATCCCTGTAGAGCTGTTCCTGCAGATATTCAAGTTCCTCTCTTCCGAGGACCTCATCTCGTGTGCCCTCGTCTGCCGCTTCATGAACGCCGCTGCATCTGACGAAACCCTTTGGCGCCGTTT GTATTGTATGAGGTGGGGCCTGTCATCTAATGCCACCTCTAACGCTAAACTCAGGGACTGCGCTTGGAAGAACCTCTACATTCAG CAAGACAGAGAAGATATGGTTGAATTCGTCAGGTATACACCTACTGAATTCAAGGAGTACTATATCCAGATGCAGGCTGCAAAAAGGAGTCAAGCTcctcttccctcagaa GTCAACGACGACAAGATTATTCTTGATAAGACAGTAGCTGATCAGGTGTCTAGTTGGAAAAGCAGAAGAGGCCTTACTGATGATGCAGTCAAGGGGCATTCTTGTTCAGGAAGTACTTGCTTGTACACCCAGATTGGTGATGCTTATATTTGTGAGAAGACTGGTCGTGTGCATG TATGCGATGATGCATGTCGTGAATTTGTCTTGGACCAATCTAGTGGGTTACTTGTCTGTACTATATCCGGGCACTGCTTCGAGAGGTTTCTGTGTCCTGATGATGAATGGGACACTTGTGATACT GATCAGCAGCAAGGTGGTGTGACTGATGAAGCAGAGCCATTCATGGGATCTGGACGATTTG